The Megachile rotundata isolate GNS110a chromosome 4, iyMegRotu1, whole genome shotgun sequence region AACATCGAGTGGAAAGTtaattgtaatatatatatataattaaatacattttcgCTAATTGCTATTATCATCATACTATAGCCATCACTGttgtaatttgtacaaaaaatatatttttttaattaatctctAATTTGTTTTTATCGTATTTTTAATGACAGACtgtgtacataaatatatgctgaaaaacaatatataaacatatgagTTAACTTATTAACAATAGATAAACATTTTACTTCATTTGCATTCAACTCTTCCTACTGTCCATTCCAAATGATCTGCATTGTCTTTCAAATGTTTTATGGTTTAAGGGTCGATATCACGTGATCTGTATTTCTGACTTGTTGAGTAGAATCACTTTATAACCTGCATCTTCTCttttcagaataaaaaatataggttatatataaattaatttttataacagtTATGACGGAAAAAAATGACGAGTCAATTCCTACTGACTATAATAATGTAGATTACTCCGATCTTTATCCAGGAAGAAGAAACGATTTATCAGACAGTTGGCTGAAGAAATTTATGAGATTTGAGCACTATGAAAGAGTAAGATGTGAAACAAATGTTTataactgttttaaaaatagtaaggtttaaaaatttattttatccaatgtttaaataaaattatatattttataaatggcTAAGTTTGTTAATTgaacaaatgtaaaattttattcattttaggtCCCATAGTGAAACTTATGGTAGCAGCATTAAAAAGTTCAGGATGGTATGTAATTCTAAAaactaatatgtaatattttaaaagatgataaaaattatttattataattacagtGATATTGATATTAGTCGTCACATTTCGTGTGAAGTATGCAGCAACAAAATAACTGGAGGATTTGATCCAGTTTTAAACCAAGTGAGTATTGTacgtaaaattaatatacactttatattcaattttttatttatttcaggtTATAGTTTGTCAAAATACTGCCAATACTGAAGGCAGAGTTCGAAGTACTTTGAGTCATGAATTGATTCATATGTTTGATTATTGTCGGTATAACATGGATTTAAACAATATACATCATTTAGCTTGTACAGAAATAAGAGCAGCTAATTTATGTCATTGTAGTTATCTTGGTGCAGTTTGCAGAGGAACCATTTCACCTTTTGATGTTAAACAAGCACATCGGGTAAAAGATAATTACATGCAATAACATCATTTTTATGTACTATACGATTTTAAAAGACAAACGTTAAAATGTATTACTTTTTAGAAATGTGTTCAGGATAAGGCTATGAGATCAGTACTTGCTGTAAAAAATGTGTCAGAGGATGTTGCAAGAGCTGCTGTAATGAAAGTTTTTGATAAATGTTATAATGATTTAGAACCATTCGGACGACGGATTCGTAGAAATTCCTTAGACATGCAAAAGGCATATTTAGAAGGACAATTGTATGGGTATATATAGTAACATAATTTATAGaaatgtaatttagaaattaaagcaagtgaaataaaaattttgcgaaaaaaattgatatacacatacatgtagttaaaatttataatataatattaatctgATTTTACAAAACTGTACATAATATAACGTTAACAGCtaaaaatattagttttaacaaataaaatacgatgttatttaaaaatactataCAATTTCGAAAATGAGAATATTAATGAATGTTAATAATGGGGATTGGTAATAAGTTCAATTATGAACGAAAATCTGAAATATACGCAAGTTCACGTGCTTATATGAAGTACAAAAATGATGGCAATTATTAAAACTATCTAAGTAGAAGGGAAATGTTCATACATTATACAAGAACATAATACAGACTATAGGAGTATTATGCTTTCAACTATGGCATATTACAATTAGATTCAGCAGAATCATGGCatttaaatgtacaattttatttttataatttttagttttacttttcgcaaaatagtaaatttatagAACAAAATGAAGAACATATTTTTTGGTGTTAATAAATACGTGCCACAAAATATTCAATTAACGTTCTGcagtatttttaatacatttgtaaTAACTTGGATTTTATATAAACATGTTTCTTCCAAGTTATCAAAAATGTGTTAAAAATCATGAAGACAATTAAGCTGAAAACCTTGTACATGATGTTTATACAAGATGTAAAAGTAATGTAcactatgaaaattataaattttagacGCTAAACGAAATCAAACAGTTCTTTTCCACTTAATAAGTTGCAACTTTGTCATCGAAGTATAATTAAATTGGGCTCGCGAGTCAAGCCGTGTCCAAGAGGAAAATATTCCCGACATTTCACTAGTATTAGGATTAGCTTCATAGGAGTCAGAAGACGCACTGATATTATCAGTTTAATATTCATTGCAAAACGGTAAAGAACCTTTCGATTTCTTTTAACGTAGAAAACTTGTGGTCCTCACAACTTAGACTACTTTTTGGATACCCtgtgtacatatataaaaaagtaATCTACATTGTGAAAACAACAAGTTAGGTTCATACATTTAATCAAGAGATAAATGAACACGCATGTCACTAGCTGCTAGTTTAATAAGTGTTTTCTTAACTCTAAGAATAGGTAGACGCGCTGCAGCTTTCCCATGCCAACattctttcattaattttccCAAGCTAGCCAGtgtctgtaaataaaaataatttattagttggCATAGTGCGTGTAATGGAACATATTTTGTAACCAAGAAGAGATCTTTACAGCAATCTATTTTATGAAAACAGTTCATTAGTTTCTGAAAATGATTATTAAATAGATAATTACTGAATCAGAATGCCATCTATTAGGAAGTGGTGGTCTATGCTGATCCAAACACactaatttcctcatttcttCGAAAGAAGGTTCTTGGTTATTAGAAAGCCACTCTGAATATGGCGCAACGTATTCTAGTCCGACACCATTGCTTATACATCTTCGACAAACTTCCCACAGTATCAATCCTAAGCTGTAAATATCTGCTCGTCTAAAATTCTCCAAGCATTCCGTGTttatactgaaaatatttaaaaccgaGTTTTCAACATAATTGTAATTCgagttatttattttactaCAAAATAATGAAAGAGTCAAAAACATACGTTTGTTCAAGAATTTCTGGACTCATGTATCGTTTCGTGCCTTGTTTCAAATCAATTCTATCTGTGGATAGACGATCTTGCGTTACTGCTAACGCAAAATCAGCTATTACACAACTGCCGTTAGTTTTAACaagaatatttttagatttgagatTACGGTGTGCCATAGCTGGTTTTCCTCTAGTACCATGAATTTCTGTATGCAAATACAGTAAACCATTGACAATACTCAAACAGATGTTGAACGTTTGATGATGCGTCAAAGAATGTCTCGATCGATTCAAATAATCGAAAAGCGATCCCATCGGATGATAATGAGTGACTAGCCAGAGTTGAGTGCAACTTGCTCTACTTGTCATATCACTTCCAACGTACCCAAGAATATTATCATGTCTTGATGGTAACAACTGAGAATAAACTTCCGTTTCGCGAGCCCAAGCAGCTTCGTCCCGTGAAAAATAGATTTTCACGGCAACATTTTCACCGTGCCATATTCCCCTCCAAACTTCTCCACCAAATCCACCATTGCTACCACTACCAAGACACTCTACTAATGTTACTTGTTTAGCTAAAGTTCTTTGCACTAATAATGGCAAACCTGAACCTGATCCACTCGTTAAACTTCTTCCATCTAAATATTCCTGTTTAAtgcaatattcaaattaaacAAGAAGAAAGtcataaacaaataatataaaatgaaataattttctttctatACTATTTCAtgtctataatataaaatacagtatACCAACAAATGATTATTTTATCATACCTTCAATGTACTATCACCAGCTGCAGTTGCTCTTAACTCATGAGAATGATTCATAGCCGTAGATGTTGGAGACGAAAATGAGAAATGTAAAATGGATGGTTCCATTTCAGAATCTATAACAAGCTTATTACGTCCTGCAGCCAAAGTTCTTTTTCTACGAGTCCTGCACACCAATAAGTAAAACAACAGTATCCCAGTAATAATACAGAATCCAACCATTGGACCCAAAATGGCTAATGTCaatttaattgcataattttcTTCAACATCTGAAATATTGTGTcattatttcataataaatatatatgcaaGTAAAGAGGAAAATAATGTTGTATCTACTTACCCCCATTAAAGTTATTTAATATGGGAAATGGTCCATCATTACAAAAGTCTGTTTGACAGCATTCAACATAATATTGTAGTTCACCCGTAGAACTACTCACGTGCCTTTTTCTGCTGCTAACATTTTGATTGACTTTCGATGGTAACTGCTTATtacatattaataacatttgaTCTACCGAGGTAGTGCATCCTCTACTTAAACTTTCTGTTCCATCTGATTGTCTTACTCTAGATTTCCAACACtatcaaaagaaaaatattattttatcttatgtttttaatttcaattattgtatgttattttataaaGGGTACGTTACAGTAACAGCATTATAGCAGACTTCTGAATACAAACAGTCTGGTCCCTCACAAATATGACATTTAAAACGTTGATGCCCCCCAATACTATCATTTGAATCTGCAATATCTACAGATTTCTGTGGTTCTTCACTTTCAAGAGAAATATCATGTTCTAACAAAGTAAACTTTTCTTTCTcccctaaaaataaatattgttagttACTGGAAATACTTCAAACAACTGTAATGTGATGCTTTCAAtacaatgtatacatataaaacacATGTACAATATTGCTTGCACACATTCTTCTTTGATAAAAAACTATAAACGATGACTTAATGCATTATGTGTTACGTCAAGTTATATCAAAAAATCAAGAAAAACTAAACAAACACTAAATTAAATACATCATTACGAATTTGTATCAGTGTATTTGCTGATAACCACAAACATCTCCGAAGTCAACaagaaattatatatataaaacaaaCAGATTTATTATCTCTAAGCAGTTGTTAAGTTTTAATTCATATAAACAGTTTTGGTGCCTACCTAAACATAGTTTAAACGCTAATGACAATATGAAATATGTGATAAACATACAATCCGCCA contains the following coding sequences:
- the LOC105661833 gene encoding mitochondrial inner membrane protease ATP23 homolog isoform X2, which gives rise to MRFEHYERVRCETNVYNCFKNSPIVKLMVAALKSSGCDIDISRHISCEVCSNKITGGFDPVLNQVIVCQNTANTEGRVRSTLSHELIHMFDYCRYNMDLNNIHHLACTEIRAANLCHCSYLGAVCRGTISPFDVKQAHRKCVQDKAMRSVLAVKNVSEDVARAAVMKVFDKCYNDLEPFGRRIRRNSLDMQKAYLEGQLYGYI
- the sax gene encoding type I BMP receptor saxophone isoform X2, with translation MCFICIHWEKEKFTLLEHDISLESEEPQKSVDIADSNDSIGGHQRFKCHICEGPDCLYSEVCYNAVTCWKSRVRQSDGTESLSRGCTTSVDQMLLICNKQLPSKVNQNVSSRKRHVSSSTGELQYYVECCQTDFCNDGPFPILNNFNGDVEENYAIKLTLAILGPMVGFCIITGILLFYLLVCRTRRKRTLAAGRNKLVIDSEMEPSILHFSFSSPTSTAMNHSHELRATAAGDSTLKEYLDGRSLTSGSGSGLPLLVQRTLAKQVTLVECLGSGSNGGFGGEVWRGIWHGENVAVKIYFSRDEAAWARETEVYSQLLPSRHDNILGYVGSDMTSRASCTQLWLVTHYHPMGSLFDYLNRSRHSLTHHQTFNICLSIVNGLLYLHTEIHGTRGKPAMAHRNLKSKNILVKTNGSCVIADFALAVTQDRLSTDRIDLKQGTKRYMSPEILEQTINTECLENFRRADIYSLGLILWEVCRRCISNGVGLEYVAPYSEWLSNNQEPSFEEMRKLVCLDQHRPPLPNRWHSDSTLASLGKLMKECWHGKAAARLPILRVKKTLIKLAASDMRVHLSLD
- the LOC105661833 gene encoding mitochondrial inner membrane protease ATP23 homolog isoform X3, with translation MTEKNDESIPTDYNNVDYSDLYPGRRNDLSDSWLKKFMRFEHYERVRCETNVYNCFKNSPIVKLMVAALKSSGCDIDISRHISCEVCSNKITGGFDPVLNQVIVCQNTANTEGRVRSTLSHELIHMFDYFILVQFAEEPFHLLMLNKHIGNVFRIRL
- the sax gene encoding type I BMP receptor saxophone isoform X1 yields the protein MADCMFITYFILSLAFKLCLGEKEKFTLLEHDISLESEEPQKSVDIADSNDSIGGHQRFKCHICEGPDCLYSEVCYNAVTCWKSRVRQSDGTESLSRGCTTSVDQMLLICNKQLPSKVNQNVSSRKRHVSSSTGELQYYVECCQTDFCNDGPFPILNNFNGDVEENYAIKLTLAILGPMVGFCIITGILLFYLLVCRTRRKRTLAAGRNKLVIDSEMEPSILHFSFSSPTSTAMNHSHELRATAAGDSTLKEYLDGRSLTSGSGSGLPLLVQRTLAKQVTLVECLGSGSNGGFGGEVWRGIWHGENVAVKIYFSRDEAAWARETEVYSQLLPSRHDNILGYVGSDMTSRASCTQLWLVTHYHPMGSLFDYLNRSRHSLTHHQTFNICLSIVNGLLYLHTEIHGTRGKPAMAHRNLKSKNILVKTNGSCVIADFALAVTQDRLSTDRIDLKQGTKRYMSPEILEQTINTECLENFRRADIYSLGLILWEVCRRCISNGVGLEYVAPYSEWLSNNQEPSFEEMRKLVCLDQHRPPLPNRWHSDSTLASLGKLMKECWHGKAAARLPILRVKKTLIKLAASDMRVHLSLD
- the LOC105661833 gene encoding mitochondrial inner membrane protease ATP23 homolog isoform X1, with amino-acid sequence MTEKNDESIPTDYNNVDYSDLYPGRRNDLSDSWLKKFMRFEHYERVRCETNVYNCFKNSPIVKLMVAALKSSGCDIDISRHISCEVCSNKITGGFDPVLNQVIVCQNTANTEGRVRSTLSHELIHMFDYCRYNMDLNNIHHLACTEIRAANLCHCSYLGAVCRGTISPFDVKQAHRKCVQDKAMRSVLAVKNVSEDVARAAVMKVFDKCYNDLEPFGRRIRRNSLDMQKAYLEGQLYGYI